In one window of Saprospiraceae bacterium DNA:
- a CDS encoding cob(I)yrinic acid a,c-diamide adenosyltransferase codes for MKIYTKTGDSGSTSLFGGTRISKDDIQIEAYGSVDELNAHLGLLTVQITEAVWLQRLKDIQSYLFVIGSHLATSDKELKTKLPQLLGDNEKKLERYIDEMENQLQPLQNFVLPGGGLRSAQAHICRTVCRRAERRVVSLSHSNEADPLIIVYLNRLSDFFFVFSRYLSKIDHSSEEYWQS; via the coding sequence ATGAAAATATATACAAAAACAGGCGACTCAGGTTCTACATCTTTATTTGGTGGAACTCGGATCTCTAAAGATGATATCCAGATAGAAGCTTATGGTTCCGTTGACGAACTCAATGCCCATTTGGGACTTTTGACTGTACAAATTACAGAAGCTGTGTGGTTACAAAGGCTTAAAGATATCCAATCGTATTTATTTGTAATCGGATCTCATCTGGCGACATCAGACAAAGAATTAAAAACTAAATTGCCGCAACTCCTTGGCGATAATGAAAAAAAATTAGAACGCTATATTGATGAGATGGAGAACCAACTCCAACCGCTTCAAAATTTTGTCTTACCTGGTGGAGGTTTACGATCAGCTCAGGCACATATTTGCAGAACAGTATGCAGAAGGGCCGAACGCAGGGTAGTGAGTTTGTCACATTCAAATGAAGCAGATCCCTTGATCATTGTTTATTTAAACAGACTTTCTGATTTCTTTTTTGTTTTTTCAAGATACCTTTCCAAAATTGACCATTCGAGTGAGGAATATTGGCAGTCCTAA
- a CDS encoding ABC transporter ATP-binding protein, with product MIVLENICKIYKMGDEVIEALKDIDLVFKRNEFIALMGPSGSGKSTLMNIIGCLDSPTSGTYILNQKSVGIMNDNELAEIRNKEIGFVFQTFNLLPRMTALENVAMPLVYAGYSKHDRELIAKEKLEAVSLADRMSHKPNELSGGQRQRVAIARALVNNPSIILADEPTGNLDSKTSEEIMTILERIHSMGNTIILVTHENDIANHAHRIVRLKDGMVESDQMTN from the coding sequence CTGATCGTACTCGAGAACATTTGCAAGATTTATAAGATGGGAGATGAGGTCATTGAGGCACTGAAAGACATCGATCTTGTGTTCAAAAGAAACGAGTTTATAGCACTGATGGGCCCCTCGGGAAGCGGAAAATCCACTCTGATGAATATCATTGGATGCCTCGACAGTCCAACATCTGGAACTTACATTCTCAACCAAAAGTCGGTTGGGATCATGAATGATAATGAACTGGCCGAAATCCGGAATAAAGAAATTGGCTTTGTATTCCAGACTTTTAATTTGCTGCCCAGAATGACCGCATTGGAAAACGTGGCTATGCCCCTTGTCTATGCGGGATATTCCAAACACGACAGGGAGCTCATTGCCAAAGAAAAACTCGAAGCTGTGAGTTTAGCCGACAGGATGTCGCATAAACCAAACGAACTGAGTGGCGGTCAACGACAGAGAGTAGCAATCGCAAGAGCGCTGGTCAACAATCCATCCATCATTCTTGCAGATGAACCTACCGGAAACCTGGATTCAAAAACCAGTGAAGAAATCATGACTATCCTGGAACGCATTCATTCCATGGGAAATACCATCATCTTGGTCACACATGAAAACGATATTGCAAACCATGCCCACCGGATTGTTCGATTAAAGGATGGAATGGTCGAATCTGATCAAATGACAAACTGA
- a CDS encoding deoxynucleoside kinase → MKHVAVAGNIGCGKTSLCKVLGKHYQWDILYEDTTTNPYLSDFYYDMTRWSFNLQVYFLNSRFRQIVDIQKGEGTVIQDRTIYEDAHIFAPNLHEMGLMSKRDFDNYFSLFEIMMSTIRPPDLIIYLKASIPTLVNHIQMRGRTYEGNMSLDYLKKLNQRYDDWIESYDHSPKVIIHTDQLDFINNTEHLGQVIESVNAHINGLF, encoded by the coding sequence ATGAAGCATGTTGCAGTTGCAGGAAATATAGGTTGCGGAAAGACCAGTCTGTGCAAAGTGCTCGGGAAGCACTATCAGTGGGATATTCTCTATGAGGACACGACAACAAATCCTTATCTGAGTGATTTTTATTACGATATGACCCGTTGGTCCTTTAACCTTCAGGTTTATTTTCTCAATTCGAGATTCAGACAAATAGTAGATATTCAAAAAGGAGAAGGTACCGTAATTCAGGACCGTACAATTTATGAAGACGCCCATATTTTTGCGCCGAATCTTCACGAAATGGGCCTGATGTCAAAACGCGATTTTGACAATTATTTTTCACTTTTTGAGATCATGATGAGTACCATCAGGCCTCCCGACCTGATCATTTATTTAAAAGCCTCCATCCCTACCCTGGTCAATCATATTCAGATGCGTGGACGAACTTACGAAGGGAATATGAGCCTCGATTACTTGAAAAAACTAAACCAAAGGTATGATGACTGGATCGAAAGTTATGATCACAGTCCGAAGGTCATCATTCATACGGATCAATTGGATTTTATCAACAATACCGAACATCTCGGACAGGTCATTGAATCAGTCAATGCACATATTAACGGTCTTTTCTAA
- a CDS encoding magnesium transporter CorA family protein: MIRFYTSGDQTFQETDSLEKAYWINLSPPFMPGELDEFAATLGIESDFLTDPLDIEERARYERYDEARSIIINTPVLNDTEKENDPIFITVPLGIILCQGKLITICSVESPVIEKFLDHKVKGFMIRNETSFILQIFEQTVRLFLEDLRKLNLRRNLIEQELYHSSRSEELRSLLRIEKSLVYFVNSLSANELLKLKMKRTDFLNIKNNEDHAELFEDIIVDNNQAREVAQLYTNILNGTMEAYASIISNNLNKFVNRLTVITVILMVPTLISSFFGMNVPMPFSFGNSGASFYLVMFTSIFLSLVIAWIFKERKFFH; the protein is encoded by the coding sequence ATGATTCGTTTTTATACTTCCGGAGATCAAACATTTCAGGAGACCGATTCTTTAGAAAAGGCCTACTGGATTAATCTTTCGCCACCATTCATGCCCGGCGAGCTGGATGAGTTTGCCGCAACTTTAGGAATAGAATCTGACTTTTTAACTGACCCCCTGGATATCGAAGAAAGAGCTCGTTACGAGAGATATGACGAAGCCCGAAGTATCATTATCAACACCCCTGTGCTCAACGATACCGAAAAAGAAAACGATCCGATTTTTATAACCGTTCCTCTTGGTATCATTTTGTGCCAGGGAAAACTCATTACCATCTGCAGTGTTGAAAGCCCGGTTATCGAAAAATTTCTCGACCATAAAGTAAAAGGCTTTATGATCCGCAATGAAACTTCATTTATTCTTCAGATTTTCGAACAGACCGTTCGTCTATTTTTGGAAGATCTTCGCAAATTAAATCTCCGCAGAAATCTGATCGAACAGGAACTCTATCATTCAAGCCGTTCCGAAGAATTAAGAAGTTTGCTACGCATCGAAAAATCGTTGGTTTACTTTGTAAATTCACTGAGTGCCAATGAACTTCTCAAACTAAAAATGAAGCGCACTGATTTTTTAAATATTAAAAATAACGAAGATCATGCTGAGTTATTTGAAGACATTATTGTCGATAACAATCAGGCAAGGGAAGTAGCACAATTGTATACAAACATTCTCAACGGGACCATGGAAGCCTATGCTTCTATCATATCCAATAATCTTAACAAATTTGTAAACAGGCTTACGGTGATCACCGTTATTTTAATGGTTCCAACTTTGATTTCCAGTTTCTTCGGGATGAATGTGCCGATGCCTTTTTCATTTGGTAACTCCGGAGCTTCCTTTTATCTGGTTATGTTTACATCCATTTTTTTAAGTCTGGTCATTGCCTGGATTTTTAAAGAGCGAAAGTTTTTTCATTAA
- a CDS encoding ABC transporter permease, whose protein sequence is MKVYNFIAKRSFSSFKKSFTRIIIRLSVIATTLSLAVMIIAQSIFNGFQKEIASKVFGFWGHIHISDIQSSQSQDPFMIQVNDSIRNAIKASCLDDAGTPMIKHVQSFVLYPTILSREEFTEGLFVKGVGTDFQWDFFERFLVDGSIIQITPGTPSRDLLLSEETAKRLQAKTGQSMILHFYLNDQVLKRKVRIAGIYNTGLGEYDKKFAFADIQLLQSLLGLQAEDVSGLEVICNNVLEAETVNRKLFKEVLPDTWYSETIRFKFPQIFEWLSLQDITKAFILFLILSVCIINMCTTLLILILERTHMIGILTVLGMSFWDQRKIFLRYAAQIIGSSLILGNLFGFGLIAFQKKYQLIKLSEADYYLSYAPVDLSIWPVLLLNLIFFAVILLSLLIPSWLVSFIRPVQTLKFR, encoded by the coding sequence ATGAAAGTTTATAATTTTATTGCAAAGAGGTCCTTCAGTAGTTTTAAAAAGTCCTTTACACGCATTATCATTCGACTTTCTGTCATAGCAACCACTTTAAGCCTGGCCGTCATGATCATTGCCCAGAGTATCTTTAACGGTTTCCAAAAAGAAATAGCCAGCAAAGTTTTCGGATTCTGGGGACACATCCACATTAGTGATATCCAATCCAGTCAAAGTCAGGATCCCTTTATGATCCAGGTCAATGACTCGATAAGAAATGCTATAAAAGCATCCTGCTTAGATGACGCGGGGACGCCCATGATCAAGCATGTACAATCATTTGTCCTGTATCCCACGATCCTGAGTCGCGAGGAATTCACCGAAGGTTTGTTTGTAAAAGGAGTAGGTACCGATTTTCAATGGGATTTCTTTGAGCGATTTCTTGTGGACGGCTCCATCATTCAGATCACACCAGGAACCCCATCCAGAGATTTATTACTCTCTGAAGAAACAGCCAAACGTTTACAGGCTAAAACAGGCCAAAGTATGATCCTGCACTTTTATCTGAACGACCAGGTTCTCAAGAGAAAAGTCAGAATCGCCGGGATCTACAATACCGGACTTGGGGAATACGATAAAAAATTTGCATTTGCAGATATCCAACTGTTGCAATCTCTTTTAGGACTGCAAGCAGAAGATGTCAGCGGGCTGGAAGTCATTTGCAACAATGTACTTGAAGCTGAAACCGTAAACAGAAAATTATTCAAGGAGGTCTTGCCAGATACCTGGTATTCTGAGACCATCAGATTTAAATTTCCGCAAATATTCGAATGGTTGTCGCTGCAGGATATTACCAAAGCTTTTATTCTGTTTCTAATCCTCAGTGTTTGCATCATCAATATGTGTACCACATTATTGATCCTCATTCTGGAACGAACACATATGATAGGTATACTTACTGTACTTGGAATGTCATTTTGGGATCAACGTAAAATTTTTCTTCGGTATGCCGCCCAGATCATAGGAAGCAGTTTAATTCTGGGCAATCTCTTTGGCTTTGGTTTGATCGCATTTCAAAAAAAATATCAATTGATCAAGTTGAGCGAAGCAGATTATTATCTTTCGTATGCTCCTGTAGATCTGAGTATTTGGCCGGTGCTTTTACTTAATCTCATTTTCTTTGCAGTGATCCTGCTAAGTTTACTTATTCCCAGCTGGCTGGTCTCTTTTATTCGACCCGTGCAGACTTTAAAATTTCGATAA
- a CDS encoding tyrosine--tRNA ligase: protein MQEKDFISELRWRNMLQDYTPGLEAYLSGGIRRAYIGFDPTARSLGIGNYVQIMLLTQFQRCGHQPVVVMGGATGRIGDPSGKDKERELKSMEELDANIKAQESQLRRLLNFEEGNNKALWVNNYDFYKDMNVLSFLRDVGKNMTINYMMSKESVKKRLETGISFTEFSYQLLQAYDFLCLYQQLDCRLQMGGSDQWGNITSGTEMIGKCVTDAKAFALTTPLLTKSDGKKFGKTEEGNVFLDKEYTSPYKFYQFWLNCDDADLAKLFRYFSLKSEEEILSNEEKFTDDPKALKALLAEEITERIHGQDALTSVQQVSELLFNKNCSHEFIKGLSEESFKQLKSEIPYYPMPKEMKSSQVSVVNLMTENTGSLPSKSEARRAIQANAVSINKIKVNNPDDLVTDESWILGKYLLLENGKKNKFIVELIG from the coding sequence ATGCAAGAGAAAGACTTTATTTCGGAATTGAGATGGCGCAATATGCTGCAGGATTATACGCCTGGATTGGAGGCCTATTTATCGGGTGGTATCAGAAGGGCTTACATCGGTTTTGATCCTACGGCCAGGTCTTTGGGAATTGGCAATTACGTACAGATCATGCTGCTGACACAGTTCCAGCGATGTGGGCACCAACCTGTTGTCGTTATGGGTGGGGCTACGGGACGTATTGGCGATCCATCGGGCAAAGACAAGGAGCGGGAATTAAAAAGTATGGAGGAGCTGGATGCGAATATAAAAGCACAGGAATCTCAATTGAGGCGTTTATTGAATTTTGAAGAGGGAAATAATAAAGCCCTGTGGGTTAATAATTATGACTTTTACAAAGACATGAATGTGTTGTCATTTTTACGGGATGTAGGTAAAAATATGACCATCAATTATATGATGTCGAAAGAATCTGTAAAAAAACGCCTGGAAACTGGAATTTCATTTACAGAATTTTCATACCAGTTGCTACAGGCTTATGATTTTTTATGCCTTTATCAACAACTGGATTGCAGATTGCAAATGGGAGGATCTGATCAATGGGGAAATATTACATCCGGTACCGAAATGATTGGAAAATGCGTGACTGATGCCAAAGCGTTTGCTCTAACCACTCCATTACTTACTAAAAGTGATGGGAAAAAATTTGGCAAAACGGAAGAAGGCAATGTGTTTCTGGACAAAGAATACACCAGCCCATATAAATTTTACCAGTTTTGGTTAAATTGCGATGATGCAGATTTAGCAAAGCTCTTTCGTTATTTCAGTTTAAAGTCTGAAGAAGAAATTCTTTCCAATGAAGAAAAATTCACTGACGATCCTAAAGCTTTAAAAGCGCTCTTAGCTGAAGAAATTACAGAGCGTATTCACGGTCAGGATGCACTTACCAGTGTACAGCAGGTCTCGGAGTTGTTGTTCAACAAGAATTGCTCTCATGAATTTATTAAAGGCTTATCGGAAGAATCTTTTAAACAATTGAAATCAGAGATCCCCTACTACCCTATGCCAAAGGAAATGAAATCATCTCAAGTTTCTGTTGTAAATTTAATGACTGAAAATACTGGAAGCCTTCCATCTAAATCAGAAGCAAGAAGAGCCATTCAGGCAAATGCGGTTTCTATAAATAAAATAAAAGTTAACAATCCTGATGATCTGGTGACAGACGAATCCTGGATCCTGGGTAAATACCTTCTTCTTGAAAATGGAAAGAAAAACAAGTTCATTGTTGAACTTATAGGATAA
- a CDS encoding alpha-hydroxy-acid oxidizing protein translates to MQFETGTGRQKQIYLNSLYGRKNLLPLNFFDLEDLCRKSLPKKYFNYIYTGAGNNQGVKNNTDAFQNYEIIPRWCKGVKDVDLSVKLGKQTFPFPVMFAPVGVLELAHKNADAELAKASLASHIPMIVSSQSSIPMETCSKILDNQAWWFQLYFSQSRELTESFVKRAENNGASAIVLTLDTVMLGWRNLDLESCYLPFLEGKGIAQYTSDPCFQKMLAPFELEIPSSGKPSWGHLYKLLRTYPGNFFENIRTRNPMKAVQLFVKIFSRPELNWADVRWLRERTKIPLYLKGILREEDAKQALACGCDGIIVSNHGGRQINHNRASLHCLSGIRRIVPENFPVLFDSGIRSGTDIFIALALGASAVLIGRPYVYALHLKGMAGVCELAANYISELKITMGLTGCAAIDQIAAASLVSEKYR, encoded by the coding sequence ATGCAGTTTGAGACAGGTACCGGTCGCCAAAAACAGATTTACCTGAATTCGCTATATGGAAGAAAAAATCTGTTGCCCCTGAATTTTTTTGATTTAGAAGACCTTTGCAGAAAATCGCTTCCCAAAAAATATTTTAACTACATCTACACAGGGGCGGGCAATAACCAGGGTGTAAAAAATAATACCGATGCGTTTCAGAATTACGAAATAATTCCCCGCTGGTGTAAAGGAGTCAAGGACGTTGATCTTTCCGTAAAATTAGGCAAGCAGACTTTTCCTTTTCCTGTAATGTTCGCTCCTGTTGGTGTTCTTGAACTTGCTCATAAAAATGCCGATGCAGAACTTGCAAAAGCTTCTTTAGCCAGTCATATTCCCATGATCGTGTCAAGTCAGTCATCCATTCCCATGGAAACCTGCTCGAAAATTTTGGACAATCAAGCCTGGTGGTTTCAATTATATTTTAGTCAATCCAGGGAACTTACGGAGAGTTTTGTCAAAAGGGCCGAAAACAATGGTGCTTCAGCCATCGTTTTGACATTGGATACGGTCATGTTGGGTTGGAGGAATCTGGATCTCGAATCGTGTTATCTTCCTTTTCTGGAAGGGAAAGGCATTGCTCAATATACAAGCGATCCCTGCTTTCAGAAGATGTTGGCTCCATTTGAATTAGAGATTCCTTCATCGGGAAAACCATCATGGGGTCATTTATACAAGTTGTTGCGGACGTATCCCGGGAATTTTTTTGAAAATATCCGAACCAGGAATCCTATGAAAGCCGTACAACTGTTTGTAAAAATATTTTCCAGGCCTGAATTGAATTGGGCGGACGTGAGATGGCTGCGCGAACGAACAAAAATACCGCTTTACCTTAAAGGAATCCTTCGCGAAGAAGATGCCAAACAAGCGTTGGCCTGTGGGTGCGACGGCATTATTGTATCCAACCATGGAGGCCGGCAGATCAACCACAACCGGGCAAGTTTACATTGTCTTTCAGGTATCAGGCGAATTGTTCCGGAAAACTTTCCGGTGTTATTCGACAGTGGAATACGATCCGGTACAGATATCTTTATTGCATTAGCATTGGGAGCATCTGCCGTGCTGATCGGAAGACCATATGTTTATGCACTCCATCTGAAAGGGATGGCAGGAGTCTGTGAATTGGCTGCAAATTATATTTCTGAGTTGAAAATTACCATGGGTCTGACAGGATGTGCTGCCATTGATCAAATTGCAGCTGCAAGCCTGGTTTCGGAGAAATACCGCTGA
- the msrB gene encoding peptide-methionine (R)-S-oxide reductase MsrB, with amino-acid sequence MLINQVSCQQKTKSSRENISSENSTVSTLQIPASIEKIVKSSEIWKSELSKEAYYVLREHGTERAFTGSYWDLHDPGIYCCKACGLPLFNADDKFDSGTGWPSFTKPLQKKVVLEKSDDSYGMKRVEILCARCEGHLGHVFDDGPLPTGLRYCMNSVSLHFVKNAQVKE; translated from the coding sequence ATGCTCATCAATCAGGTTTCGTGTCAACAAAAAACGAAATCTTCCCGGGAAAATATAAGTTCAGAAAATTCAACGGTTTCAACACTGCAAATTCCGGCTTCCATTGAAAAAATTGTAAAATCCAGTGAAATCTGGAAATCTGAATTAAGCAAGGAAGCCTATTATGTTCTTCGCGAACATGGCACAGAACGTGCTTTTACTGGATCTTATTGGGATCTTCATGATCCGGGCATATATTGTTGCAAAGCCTGTGGCTTACCCTTGTTTAATGCCGATGATAAATTTGATTCAGGTACCGGCTGGCCAAGTTTTACCAAACCTCTTCAGAAAAAAGTAGTGTTGGAAAAATCGGACGACAGTTATGGAATGAAAAGGGTAGAGATCCTTTGTGCCCGTTGCGAAGGACATCTTGGCCATGTATTTGACGATGGTCCTTTACCAACAGGTTTGCGTTATTGTATGAATTCTGTTTCTCTTCACTTTGTGAAAAATGCTCAAGTAAAAGAATAA
- the rimO gene encoding 30S ribosomal protein S12 methylthiotransferase RimO: protein MRTKSHTPKKVQLVTLGCSKNWVDSENIITQLVHNDYDVQHNGDHYGPQTVIINTCGFIERAKEESIQTILEFAKLKTEGKIESLYVTGCLSQRYKENLEEEIPEVDAYFGTLEMPALLNRLQVDFKEELIGERLLSTPSHYAYLKISEGCNRTCSFCAIPLMRGPHISVPIEKLVSQAGNLASKGVKELILIAQELSYYGLDLYKKRRLPDLLKELCKVEGIEWIRLHYAYPSHFPLEVIELMKDEKKICNYLDMPLQHISTHVLKSMRRQISKSETIELINSIRKINPGIHLRTTFLVGYPDETEEDFRELCEFVEQFKFERFGVFTYSHEDQTKAGDLVDKHSQELKEERAQTLMQIQEHISLDLNTKKVGKIFKTIIDRKEKNHYIGRTEFDSPEVDNEVHIEASNRNYLRVGDFAQIEITKADSYDLFGVPVNTKSQ, encoded by the coding sequence TTGCGAACAAAATCACATACCCCGAAAAAAGTCCAGCTGGTAACCTTGGGTTGTTCTAAAAATTGGGTAGATTCTGAGAATATCATTACCCAACTCGTGCATAACGACTACGATGTCCAACATAATGGCGATCATTATGGCCCCCAGACGGTCATTATCAATACCTGTGGATTCATTGAACGTGCCAAAGAAGAATCTATTCAAACCATATTGGAATTTGCAAAACTAAAAACCGAAGGTAAAATAGAAAGCTTATACGTTACGGGATGCCTTTCTCAACGCTATAAAGAAAATCTGGAAGAAGAGATCCCGGAAGTGGATGCATATTTTGGTACGCTTGAAATGCCCGCATTACTAAACAGACTTCAAGTTGATTTCAAAGAAGAACTCATTGGCGAACGCCTGTTATCTACTCCTTCACACTATGCTTATCTGAAAATTTCGGAAGGGTGCAACAGAACCTGCAGTTTTTGTGCCATACCGTTGATGAGAGGGCCGCACATTTCAGTACCGATAGAAAAATTAGTCAGCCAGGCGGGTAATCTCGCGTCAAAAGGAGTAAAGGAGCTGATTCTCATTGCACAGGAATTGAGTTACTATGGATTGGATTTATATAAAAAACGAAGACTTCCAGATTTATTAAAGGAGCTATGCAAAGTTGAAGGTATCGAATGGATTCGGCTACATTACGCTTACCCGTCTCATTTTCCATTGGAGGTCATCGAGCTCATGAAGGATGAAAAAAAGATCTGTAATTATCTCGACATGCCTTTACAGCATATATCCACCCATGTTTTAAAGAGTATGCGCAGACAAATCAGCAAATCGGAAACAATAGAACTCATCAATTCCATTCGCAAAATCAATCCCGGCATTCACCTTCGTACAACTTTTCTCGTTGGATATCCCGATGAAACGGAAGAAGATTTTCGGGAATTGTGCGAATTTGTAGAGCAATTTAAGTTTGAACGATTCGGTGTATTTACCTATTCACACGAAGATCAGACCAAAGCCGGAGACCTTGTTGATAAGCACAGCCAGGAACTCAAAGAGGAGCGTGCCCAAACACTAATGCAGATTCAGGAACATATCAGCCTGGACTTGAATACAAAGAAAGTCGGAAAAATATTCAAAACAATCATAGACCGAAAGGAAAAAAATCACTACATTGGTCGTACCGAATTCGACAGTCCGGAAGTAGACAATGAAGTACACATTGAAGCCAGTAACCGGAATTACTTGCGTGTCGGGGATTTTGCACAAATTGAAATCACCAAAGCAGATTCATATGATCTCTTTGGTGTGCCGGTAAACACCAAATCGCAATGA
- a CDS encoding TrmH family RNA methyltransferase has protein sequence MARKKELSELNRLTSEEFIQSKKLPVILCADNIRSGHNIGSLFRIADAFCLESIILGPHCVVPPHQEILKTALGAQNHVAWESVSDLNEALGSLKQKGYRLVGIEQTLHSEFLHQYKIEKTQKYVIVLGHEVHGIQQEVLDILDDFIEIPQFGVKHSLNVSVAAGIVCWQFCERLL, from the coding sequence TTGGCAAGAAAAAAAGAGCTGTCAGAATTGAACAGGCTCACAAGTGAGGAATTTATTCAAAGCAAGAAACTTCCGGTTATCCTTTGTGCAGACAACATCAGATCCGGCCATAACATCGGTTCGCTGTTCAGAATTGCGGATGCCTTCTGCCTCGAATCGATAATATTAGGTCCACATTGTGTAGTACCTCCTCATCAGGAAATTTTAAAAACAGCTTTGGGAGCTCAAAATCACGTCGCCTGGGAATCGGTTTCCGATCTGAATGAAGCCTTGGGGTCCCTCAAACAAAAGGGGTATCGTTTGGTTGGAATAGAACAAACACTGCATTCGGAATTCCTACATCAATACAAAATCGAAAAAACCCAGAAATACGTCATCGTTCTCGGCCATGAAGTCCATGGCATTCAACAGGAAGTGCTCGACATTTTAGATGATTTTATTGAAATACCGCAATTTGGAGTCAAACACAGTTTGAATGTAAGTGTAGCAGCCGGCATAGTTTGCTGGCAATTTTGCGAACGACTTCTGTGA
- a CDS encoding CTP synthase, translating into MAAKYIFVTGGVTSSLGKGIISASLAKLLQARGYNVTIQKFDPYINIDPGTLNPYEHGECYVTDDGAETDLDLGHYERFLNKPTSRSNNITTGRIYQTVIDKERKGDYLGKTVQVIPHITDEIKRRIALLGDSGYQLVITELGGTVGDIESLPYLEALRQFRMDVGAQNVVTIHLTLIPYLAAAKELKTKPSQHSVKELLEAGIQPDILVCRTERPITDDIRAKLALFCNLRRENVIEAMDADTIYDVPLLMLKEKLDIRVLEKLNLPIKAEPDLKNWKKFLGHLKNPSESVTIGLIGKYNELPDAYKSIHEAFVHAGAHNECKVKVVPIHSEDLHTDEDVHQMLRDLDGILVAPGFGERGIEGKIRAIQYARTNQIPFFGICLGMQCAVVEFFRNVVGLADAASTEVRPTSANPVIDMMETQKKVRNKGGTMRLGAYACKIADKSLAKKCYKTELISERHRHRYEFNNQYLELAQNSGLIPTGINPEQGLVEIVELKDHPWFLGVQFHPELKSTVESPHPLFIGFIKACIQKKVKK; encoded by the coding sequence ATGGCGGCAAAATACATTTTTGTTACGGGCGGGGTCACATCCTCTCTTGGCAAAGGCATTATTTCGGCTTCACTGGCTAAATTACTCCAGGCCAGAGGTTACAATGTAACCATTCAAAAATTTGATCCATACATTAATATTGACCCGGGCACACTGAACCCGTATGAACATGGAGAATGCTATGTAACGGATGATGGAGCAGAAACAGACCTGGATCTTGGTCATTACGAAAGGTTTTTAAATAAACCAACTTCCCGTTCAAACAACATCACCACAGGAAGAATTTATCAAACAGTTATCGATAAAGAACGAAAAGGGGATTATCTTGGAAAAACAGTCCAGGTCATTCCCCATATAACAGACGAGATCAAACGTCGTATAGCTCTTTTAGGGGATTCGGGATACCAACTGGTTATTACTGAATTGGGCGGTACCGTAGGAGATATCGAATCGCTGCCTTATCTCGAAGCCCTAAGGCAATTCCGGATGGATGTAGGAGCACAAAATGTGGTTACCATCCACCTTACGCTGATCCCTTATCTGGCTGCCGCAAAAGAATTAAAAACAAAGCCAAGTCAGCATTCTGTGAAAGAATTGCTGGAAGCAGGGATTCAACCCGATATTCTGGTATGTCGCACAGAAAGGCCCATTACCGATGACATCAGGGCTAAGCTTGCACTATTCTGCAATCTAAGGCGGGAGAACGTGATTGAAGCGATGGATGCAGACACCATCTACGATGTTCCATTGCTCATGTTGAAGGAAAAACTGGATATTCGGGTCCTTGAAAAACTTAACCTTCCAATAAAAGCGGAACCCGATCTCAAAAACTGGAAAAAGTTTTTAGGTCATTTGAAAAACCCCAGCGAATCGGTAACCATAGGATTGATCGGGAAATACAATGAGTTGCCTGATGCCTACAAATCCATTCACGAGGCGTTTGTACATGCCGGAGCGCATAACGAATGCAAGGTCAAGGTCGTACCCATTCATTCAGAAGACTTGCATACCGATGAGGATGTCCATCAAATGCTTCGCGATCTGGATGGGATTTTAGTCGCACCGGGTTTTGGAGAAAGAGGAATCGAAGGAAAGATCAGAGCCATTCAATATGCGCGCACCAATCAAATACCATTTTTTGGTATCTGCCTGGGAATGCAATGCGCTGTGGTCGAATTCTTCCGAAATGTTGTTGGACTCGCGGATGCAGCTTCAACTGAAGTCAGGCCAACCTCCGCCAATCCCGTAATTGACATGATGGAAACACAGAAAAAAGTCAGAAACAAAGGCGGTACTATGCGGCTTGGGGCCTATGCATGCAAGATTGCAGACAAATCCCTGGCTAAGAAATGTTACAAAACCGAGCTGATCTCCGAAAGACACAGGCATCGATATGAATTCAACAACCAGTATCTGGAGCTAGCGCAAAACAGCGGATTGATCCCTACCGGAATCAACCCTGAACAGGGACTTGTTGAAATTGTCGAATTAAAAGATCACCCCTGGTTTTTGGGAGTTCAGTTTCATCCGGAGCTGAAGAGCACGGTTGAGTCTCCACACCCACTATTTATTGGCTTTATTAAAGCTTGTATTCAGAAAAAAGTTAAAAAATAA